In Candidatus Kaistella beijingensis, a genomic segment contains:
- the pncB gene encoding nicotinate phosphoribosyltransferase — translation MNEVRLKSILDNDFYKITMQNAVVKLFPNEKVKYQFINRGKHHFPEGFAEELRKSVNAMAELKLTKDEKQFLKETCPYLELPYLDFLGGYHYDPSEVKIVQTENDLQVTIEGEWYRTILWEVPLLALISELHYEMNHLERDSNEMVIGKTLEKANQLNKLGVTFAEFGTRRRHSYKVQDLVVEALVQNKTSKFIGSSNVHFAMKYGVKPIGTHAHEWFMFHAAEYGFKMANALSLEHWVDVYRGDLGVALSDTYTTDVFFQQFDKKFAKLFDGVRHDSGDPIEFANKTIKHYKENGINPLFKYIIFSDGLNLEKVEEITKACKDRIGISFGIGTNLTNDVGLKPMNIVMKLIAAQSINGDWIPTVKLSDEKGKYTGDPKMIELAKEFLRIKE, via the coding sequence ATGAATGAAGTTCGCTTAAAATCCATACTCGACAACGATTTCTACAAAATCACGATGCAGAACGCGGTGGTAAAACTTTTTCCGAATGAGAAAGTAAAATATCAATTCATCAACCGCGGAAAACATCATTTCCCGGAAGGTTTTGCAGAAGAATTACGAAAATCCGTAAATGCAATGGCAGAACTGAAATTAACGAAAGATGAGAAGCAGTTTTTAAAGGAAACTTGTCCTTATTTAGAACTTCCGTATCTCGATTTTCTTGGCGGTTATCATTACGACCCTTCAGAAGTTAAAATCGTGCAAACAGAAAATGATTTGCAAGTTACTATTGAAGGAGAATGGTACAGAACAATTTTGTGGGAAGTTCCGCTTTTGGCGTTGATTTCTGAACTTCATTACGAGATGAACCATCTGGAAAGAGATTCCAACGAAATGGTGATTGGAAAAACTTTGGAGAAAGCGAATCAGCTCAACAAGCTTGGAGTTACTTTTGCGGAATTTGGTACCCGAAGAAGACATTCCTACAAAGTTCAGGATTTGGTGGTGGAAGCTTTGGTTCAAAATAAAACTTCAAAATTTATCGGTAGTTCGAACGTACATTTCGCCATGAAGTACGGCGTAAAACCCATCGGAACTCACGCTCACGAATGGTTCATGTTCCACGCCGCGGAATATGGTTTCAAAATGGCAAACGCACTTTCTCTCGAGCATTGGGTGGATGTTTACCGCGGTGATTTGGGAGTTGCACTTTCCGATACTTACACCACCGACGTTTTTTTTCAACAGTTCGATAAAAAATTTGCGAAGTTGTTTGACGGTGTTCGCCACGACAGCGGAGATCCGATTGAGTTTGCCAACAAAACCATCAAACATTACAAGGAAAACGGAATCAATCCATTATTCAAATACATCATCTTTTCAGACGGATTAAATCTTGAAAAAGTAGAAGAAATCACCAAAGCTTGTAAAGACCGAATCGGAATTTCTTTCGGAATCGGAACCAATCTAACGAATGATGTAGGTTTAAAACCAATGAATATCGTCATGAAATTGATCGCCGCACAATCCATCAACGGCGATTGGATTCCGACCGTAAAACTTTCCGACGAAAAAGGAAAATATACAGGCGATCCCAAAATGATTGAGTTGGCGAAAGAATTTTTAAGAATCAAAGAATAA
- a CDS encoding 5-formyltetrahydrofolate cyclo-ligase, whose translation MKKVELRKKYLQKRETLSQDEVLSFSQKIFEKFILQFKPVENQKVHCFLSVSEMSEVDTNLFINYFFEHHIRVFVPKIYQKKLISVEITKDTPLIKSSWGIEEPKSNEDSGEKNYDFVVTPLLYCDNQGNRVGYGKGYYDGFFSNINSNSLRIGIGFFTPNEDIDDVWEGDIPLDYLVTPTEVLSFGGITSKSTK comes from the coding sequence ATGAAGAAGGTCGAATTAAGAAAAAAATACCTACAAAAACGTGAAACCTTGTCGCAAGATGAGGTTTTGTCTTTTTCCCAAAAAATTTTCGAAAAATTTATTTTACAATTTAAACCAGTTGAAAATCAAAAAGTTCATTGCTTTTTGTCTGTTTCCGAAATGAGCGAAGTGGATACGAATTTGTTCATTAATTATTTTTTTGAGCATCATATCAGAGTTTTTGTTCCAAAGATTTATCAGAAAAAATTGATTTCGGTTGAAATCACGAAAGATACTCCATTAATTAAAAGTTCGTGGGGAATTGAAGAACCCAAAAGTAATGAAGACTCAGGCGAAAAAAACTACGATTTTGTGGTTACGCCTTTGTTATATTGTGATAATCAAGGGAATAGAGTTGGTTACGGAAAAGGTTATTACGATGGTTTCTTTTCAAATATCAATTCTAATTCGCTGCGAATTGGAATAGGATTTTTTACACCCAACGAAGATATAGATGACGTTTGGGAAGGAGATATTCCTCTGGATTATTTGGTAACTCCCACCGAAGTACTGTCTTTTGGAGGCATCACGTCGAAATCCACAAAATAA
- the trhO gene encoding oxygen-dependent tRNA uridine(34) hydroxylase TrhO, producing MQLYNTLSAEERARLIDEAGKERLTLSFYAYAKIQDPKQFRDELFIAWNALDALGRIYVAHEGINAQMSVPADNFEAFRDTLEKYDFMKGIRLNVAVEQDNHSFLKLTIKVRNKIVADGLNDETFDVTNKGIHLKAKEFNNLLEDPNTIVVDFRNHYESEVGHFEGAITPDVENFRESLPIINEQLQNHKEDKNLLMYCTGGIRCEKASAYFKHQGFKNVYQLEGGIIEYTRQIKEEGIESKFIGKNFVFDHRLGERITDDIISQCHQCGKPCDNHTNCANDACHLLFIQCDDCKAAMENCCSNECQEIIHLPVEEQVKLRKGLQVGNKIFRKGKSDALKFKHSGDSIPNKALAKADTKDIRQKIKIKKELIGKAEHYFTRSKIAQFLIEKNGLSLGDKVLISGPTTGNQEILITEIFANGNQTETAKVGDQITLPLPFRVRLSDKLYKVIS from the coding sequence ATGCAACTGTACAACACCTTAAGCGCAGAAGAGAGAGCTCGACTCATCGATGAGGCCGGAAAAGAACGGCTTACTTTATCTTTCTATGCGTACGCCAAAATTCAAGATCCCAAACAATTTCGCGACGAACTTTTTATAGCCTGGAACGCACTCGATGCACTCGGTCGTATCTACGTTGCACACGAAGGAATTAACGCTCAAATGAGTGTTCCTGCGGATAATTTCGAGGCTTTTCGCGATACGTTGGAAAAGTATGATTTCATGAAGGGGATTCGTTTGAATGTTGCTGTAGAACAAGACAACCATTCGTTTTTAAAGTTAACCATTAAAGTTCGAAATAAAATTGTTGCCGATGGTTTGAATGACGAAACATTCGATGTTACCAATAAAGGAATTCACCTAAAAGCGAAGGAATTTAATAATCTGTTGGAAGATCCGAATACGATTGTAGTAGATTTTAGAAATCATTACGAAAGTGAAGTCGGTCATTTTGAAGGAGCGATTACTCCCGACGTTGAAAATTTTCGTGAAAGTTTGCCAATTATCAATGAACAATTGCAAAACCATAAAGAAGATAAAAATCTTTTGATGTATTGCACAGGTGGAATTCGTTGTGAAAAAGCGAGTGCTTATTTTAAACATCAAGGATTTAAAAACGTCTATCAATTGGAAGGTGGAATTATTGAATATACCCGACAAATCAAGGAAGAAGGCATTGAAAGCAAATTTATCGGAAAGAATTTCGTGTTCGATCACCGTTTAGGAGAAAGAATTACCGACGATATTATTTCGCAATGTCACCAATGCGGAAAACCTTGCGACAATCACACGAATTGCGCAAACGACGCTTGTCATTTACTGTTCATTCAATGTGATGACTGTAAAGCGGCAATGGAAAACTGTTGTTCAAACGAATGTCAAGAAATTATTCATTTGCCTGTAGAAGAGCAAGTTAAGTTAAGAAAAGGTTTGCAGGTTGGAAATAAGATTTTCAGAAAAGGAAAATCCGATGCACTGAAATTTAAACATTCAGGAGATTCAATTCCTAATAAAGCTTTAGCAAAAGCAGACACCAAAGATATCCGTCAGAAAATTAAAATTAAAAAAGAATTGATTGGAAAAGCGGAACATTATTTTACAAGATCAAAAATCGCCCAATTTTTAATTGAAAAAAATGGACTTTCTTTAGGTGATAAAGTTTTGATTTCAGGACCAACAACAGGGAATCAGGAAATTTTGATTACAGAAATTTTTGCAAACGGAAATCAAACTGAAACTGCAAAAGTCGGTGACCAAATTACATTGCCACTTCCATTCAGAGTTCGTTTGTCGGATAAATTGTACAAAGTAATTTCATAA
- a CDS encoding TrmH family RNA methyltransferase, with amino-acid sequence MIIESTQNDKIKYLTRLITDNRFRKKSGVFVVEGKQENERATQFGFELVESFICESIFNDDFPKGKINLVSEKIYEKIAYRGTSEGIIGIFKAKDSNLNKFKPKENSSLIIVEGVEKPGNLGAILRSSEAFGIDALIVTDAKVDFYNPNVIRSSVGCLFGMNIFAATNEETFQFLSENNFNIYSTFMDESAEDLFKKDFKVKSAVIFGTEHSGISDFWLEKSKNILIPMAGTIDSLNLSNAVAISCYEILRQKMT; translated from the coding sequence ATGATCATCGAAAGCACACAAAACGATAAAATAAAATATTTAACCCGATTAATTACGGACAACCGTTTCAGAAAAAAATCAGGTGTTTTCGTCGTGGAAGGTAAACAGGAAAATGAGAGAGCAACCCAATTCGGTTTTGAATTGGTTGAATCTTTTATTTGCGAAAGTATTTTTAATGATGATTTCCCGAAAGGAAAAATCAATTTGGTTTCAGAAAAGATTTACGAAAAAATTGCGTATCGTGGAACTTCTGAAGGAATTATAGGGATTTTTAAGGCGAAGGATTCCAATCTCAATAAATTCAAACCAAAAGAAAACTCTTCGCTCATCATCGTTGAAGGCGTAGAAAAACCCGGAAATTTGGGTGCAATTCTAAGAAGTTCTGAAGCGTTTGGAATTGATGCGTTGATTGTAACTGATGCAAAAGTAGATTTCTATAATCCCAACGTCATTCGTTCGAGCGTTGGCTGTTTGTTTGGAATGAATATCTTTGCAGCTACGAATGAAGAAACATTTCAATTTTTAAGTGAAAATAATTTCAACATTTATTCCACCTTTATGGATGAAAGCGCAGAAGATCTATTTAAGAAAGACTTTAAAGTAAAATCCGCCGTCATTTTCGGAACCGAACATTCGGGAATCAGTGATTTTTGGTTAGAAAAATCTAAGAATATTTTAATTCCAATGGCGGGAACGATTGATTCTTTGAATTTAAGCAATGCGGTTGCCATTAGTTGTTACGAAATTTTACGTCAAAAGATGACATAA
- a CDS encoding YciI family protein — protein MKYLIYILIFSLLPISCSAQKNSNQKSPNEFDQKLADSLGADKYGMKQYILVILKTEKANLTDKDLLNNHFRGHMENIQRLAKEGKLALAGPFSTKNERDYRGIFIFNVKTKEEAENLLKTDPAVIAGVFDFEIYPWYGSAALPMFLKYHEKISKENP, from the coding sequence ATGAAATACCTTATTTACATTCTAATTTTCTCTTTGTTGCCGATTTCATGTTCCGCACAAAAAAATTCCAACCAAAAATCTCCTAACGAATTCGACCAAAAACTCGCAGACTCTCTCGGCGCCGACAAATATGGGATGAAACAGTATATCCTTGTGATTTTAAAAACGGAAAAAGCAAACCTTACCGACAAAGACTTGCTGAATAATCATTTCCGAGGACACATGGAAAATATTCAGCGTTTGGCAAAGGAGGGAAAACTTGCTTTAGCAGGACCTTTCTCCACGAAAAACGAGAGAGATTATCGCGGAATTTTCATCTTTAATGTAAAGACAAAGGAGGAAGCCGAAAACCTTTTAAAAACCGATCCTGCCGTAATTGCTGGTGTTTTTGATTTTGAAATTTATCCGTGGTATGGTTCTGCAGCTTTGCCGATGTTTTTGAAATATCATGAAAAGATTTCGAAGGAGAATCCGTAA
- the rmuC gene encoding DNA recombination protein RmuC yields MEITTLIIGIIIGVVLGALLLYFILKSGNVPRKDFDELNQSYIKVNSDLQNSNLRISELNDSVQKEKDINFQQTEILNQLKTEIAKISAENTSQNQKISEQQEINFNQTSEIKNLQEEKQSLIALKAQLSAQNKSLQERFDEQKEEIIKLQEAAKNEFKILANEILEEKTKKFTETNKENLDLLLKPLGENLESFKKRVNEVYDNEARERHSLNSTIKLMMEQTSKVSQEANNLATALKGQTKTQGDWGEMILERILEDSGLTKDREYFTQFNIKNENGENQRPDFVLKLPGNQLVIIDSKVSLNAYERMVSAENEEDRKMNLQLHIAAVKKHIDTLAQKRYDNLKDALDFTIMFIPVEPAFLTAVQYDQNLWNYAYQKHIILLSPTNLIAYLKLISDVWKRADQNRNAEEIARQAGALFDKFEGFVSDLIKIGKKMDDAKGDYENAMKKLSTGRGNLVGSVQRIKQLGASTKKNLPETLLERANDQSEISLFDDENQNTENE; encoded by the coding sequence ATGGAAATCACCACTTTAATCATCGGTATAATCATCGGCGTCGTTCTCGGTGCTCTTCTTTTATATTTTATTTTAAAATCGGGAAATGTCCCTCGAAAAGATTTCGATGAACTCAATCAAAGCTATATCAAAGTAAATTCTGATTTACAAAATTCTAATTTGAGAATCAGCGAGTTGAACGATTCTGTTCAAAAAGAAAAAGATATTAATTTTCAGCAGACGGAGATTTTAAATCAATTAAAGACTGAGATTGCGAAAATTTCTGCGGAAAATACTTCTCAAAACCAAAAGATTTCAGAACAGCAGGAAATCAACTTCAACCAAACTTCAGAAATCAAAAATCTTCAGGAAGAGAAGCAAAGTTTAATTGCCTTGAAAGCTCAACTTTCAGCACAAAACAAAAGTTTGCAGGAAAGATTTGATGAACAGAAAGAAGAAATCATCAAACTTCAGGAAGCTGCAAAGAATGAATTTAAAATTTTAGCCAATGAAATTTTAGAGGAAAAAACCAAAAAATTCACCGAGACCAATAAAGAAAACCTCGATTTGCTTTTAAAACCACTTGGCGAAAATCTTGAAAGCTTCAAGAAAAGAGTGAATGAAGTGTATGATAACGAAGCCCGCGAAAGACATTCCTTGAATTCCACCATTAAATTGATGATGGAGCAAACCAGCAAAGTGAGTCAGGAGGCGAATAATTTGGCGACCGCTTTGAAAGGACAAACCAAAACGCAGGGAGATTGGGGAGAAATGATTTTGGAACGGATTCTTGAAGATTCTGGCTTAACAAAAGACCGGGAATATTTCACCCAATTCAACATTAAAAATGAAAATGGTGAAAACCAACGTCCCGATTTTGTATTAAAACTCCCAGGAAATCAATTGGTTATCATTGATTCTAAAGTTTCTTTGAATGCTTATGAAAGAATGGTTTCCGCTGAAAACGAAGAAGATCGAAAAATGAATCTTCAACTTCACATCGCGGCAGTAAAAAAACACATCGACACTCTTGCACAAAAAAGATACGATAACTTGAAGGACGCATTGGATTTCACGATTATGTTTATTCCCGTGGAACCTGCTTTTTTAACTGCGGTTCAATATGACCAAAATCTTTGGAATTATGCCTATCAAAAGCATATCATTCTTTTAAGTCCGACCAATTTGATTGCCTATTTAAAATTGATTTCAGACGTTTGGAAAAGGGCAGACCAAAACCGAAATGCGGAAGAAATCGCAAGACAAGCCGGAGCTTTGTTTGATAAATTCGAAGGATTTGTTTCTGATTTAATAAAAATCGGTAAGAAAATGGACGATGCAAAAGGCGATTACGAAAATGCCATGAAAAAACTTTCCACAGGAAGAGGAAATCTCGTTGGAAGCGTGCAGAGAATCAAACAATTGGGAGCTTCAACAAAGAAAAATCTTCCTGAAACATTACTTGAAAGAGCAAATGACCAATCGGAAATCAGTTTGTTTGACGATGAAAACCAAAACACCGAAAACGAATGA
- a CDS encoding glycosyltransferase family protein, giving the protein MKKYLYALLLVFTAVTGFYFFYSWSLLPPGERFIYQIDDPYIHMAIAKNFALNGVWSINSGGFDSASSSILYTLLLTSLIKLFGIWEFYPLVINVICGYLAIYTVYRYFKDFYGAAELKWAIALLLPFSLLYAMVLISMEHTVHMFLMVLAIYFIHKNVESNFQTKDFIKLLTVVFFVSIVRFESMFFTASLAFAMFLRKDFAKGILVMVAGFSAIVIFGIISEIHGGYFFPNSVMIKGSLPSGNNIVENVVTLVKKGIFLNTSFYKCLFFPFVILIVYLTGKYRSKKINLFFKNETLMITIVSMSIIHSLFAFLKYRYENYVMISVLMVVIPVISAFFKRFNEEKRKLNIANVVMLFSLVMMTVFSLYRFQFMHKPSMVSSKNIYEQQVEMSRFLGKYYRGQKVAANDIGAISYYSGVQLFDIVGLGSTQVAKFKMENKKLPRKVFDEKYRNFLINYTAKNNFVIAVIYPEWFPGKTPASWLPVASWKIQDNKAAAIDRVVFYALETEQVKPLQQNLMKFDLNKNVEQWFYVLK; this is encoded by the coding sequence ATGAAGAAATATTTATACGCTTTATTGCTGGTTTTCACGGCGGTTACCGGATTTTATTTTTTTTACAGTTGGTCGCTTCTTCCACCCGGAGAGCGATTCATTTATCAGATTGATGATCCCTACATTCACATGGCAATTGCCAAGAATTTTGCTTTGAACGGCGTTTGGTCGATAAATTCAGGTGGTTTTGATAGTGCATCCTCTTCTATATTATACACGCTTTTGCTCACATCCCTAATTAAATTGTTTGGAATCTGGGAGTTTTATCCTTTAGTAATCAATGTTATTTGTGGCTACTTGGCAATTTATACAGTTTATCGATATTTTAAAGATTTTTACGGAGCGGCAGAATTGAAGTGGGCGATTGCGCTTTTGCTTCCCTTCTCCTTATTATATGCAATGGTTTTAATCAGCATGGAGCATACCGTTCACATGTTTCTAATGGTTTTGGCGATCTATTTTATTCACAAAAACGTTGAATCAAATTTTCAAACGAAAGACTTTATCAAGCTTTTAACGGTCGTGTTTTTTGTGTCGATTGTGCGTTTTGAAAGTATGTTTTTCACGGCAAGTTTGGCGTTTGCGATGTTCTTGAGGAAAGATTTTGCAAAGGGAATTTTAGTAATGGTTGCTGGATTTTCAGCGATTGTGATTTTTGGAATAATTTCTGAAATTCACGGTGGATATTTCTTCCCGAATTCGGTGATGATTAAAGGAAGTCTTCCATCGGGAAATAATATTGTGGAAAATGTGGTGACTTTAGTTAAGAAAGGAATTTTTCTGAACACAAGTTTTTATAAATGTCTGTTTTTCCCTTTTGTGATATTGATTGTTTATTTAACCGGAAAATACAGGTCTAAAAAAATCAATCTGTTTTTTAAAAATGAAACATTGATGATTACAATTGTTTCGATGTCGATCATCCATAGTTTATTTGCCTTCTTGAAGTACCGTTACGAAAATTATGTGATGATTTCGGTATTGATGGTCGTTATTCCTGTCATTTCAGCGTTCTTCAAGAGATTTAATGAGGAGAAAAGAAAACTCAATATTGCAAATGTGGTGATGCTTTTTAGTTTGGTAATGATGACTGTTTTCTCTCTTTACCGATTTCAGTTCATGCATAAACCCTCGATGGTGAGTTCTAAAAACATTTATGAGCAGCAAGTGGAGATGTCGCGCTTTCTTGGGAAATATTATCGTGGCCAAAAAGTTGCTGCAAACGATATTGGGGCGATCTCTTATTACAGTGGTGTTCAACTTTTTGATATTGTTGGACTTGGATCAACTCAAGTCGCCAAGTTTAAGATGGAGAATAAGAAGTTGCCAAGAAAAGTTTTTGATGAAAAATATAGAAATTTTCTTATTAATTATACCGCTAAAAATAACTTTGTAATCGCTGTAATTTATCCAGAATGGTTTCCTGGAAAAACTCCCGCAAGTTGGCTTCCAGTTGCGTCGTGGAAAATACAAGACAACAAAGCCGCTGCAATTGACCGTGTAGTTTTTTACGCCTTAGAAACAGAACAGGTAAAACCGCTCCAGCAAAACCTGATGAAATTTGATTTGAACAAAAATGTGGAGCAGTGGTTCTATGTTTTAAAATAG
- a CDS encoding leucine-rich repeat domain-containing protein, which produces MKKFLLFLLFLSLSPLYFSQQYSISFAERNALISFFNSTSGETWSQKWDFEKDPKYWYGVKIVNGRVVELNLRGNALKGNFPATLSALNKLQKLDLSSNQLTGDLSPSLSSLTNLVRLDVSNNRLTGDPTAAILPLANLTEISVGNNQFTFADLDTFLQNFPALKILDLSHIALVSVPQKISTLTNLESLNLSNNNLSQNFSNLSTLIKLSELNLSGNQLTKIPTELSSLVSLTTLNLSNNSFSTNYAAALSNLKNLEWLSLQNNLITAFPAELVQLKNLVHLNFAENQISGGFETLLPLTKLEQIYLDKNLISGAFPSSLLQLKMLQMLSLTGNQLSGDIPENIPALTFLDNNRYTKTDIKNFIVLDKKMSDFTYSPQRYDEKKTVFAALGTSATLPQSLMGDEYQFTWFKNLGDKTTSTTESYSINTVQEEDYTDYTCEAYYFEKLPTELVEISFFREPVTLSKGLATSEANYGLVVYPNPTTDFLNIKTHKLDIEKVFIFDLSGKLIMTENSRKINVKNLPAATYVISIKTPEGVKSFKFIKH; this is translated from the coding sequence GTGAAAAAATTTTTACTCTTTTTGCTCTTTTTATCATTATCCCCGCTGTATTTTTCTCAACAATACAGCATTTCGTTTGCGGAAAGAAATGCCTTAATCAGCTTTTTCAATTCCACTTCGGGAGAAACTTGGAGCCAAAAATGGGATTTCGAGAAAGACCCAAAATATTGGTACGGCGTAAAAATCGTCAATGGAAGAGTGGTGGAATTAAACCTCCGCGGAAATGCGCTGAAAGGCAATTTCCCTGCAACACTTTCCGCGTTAAATAAATTACAAAAACTCGACTTAAGCTCCAACCAGTTGACCGGAGATTTGTCACCGTCGTTATCTTCGCTTACCAATTTAGTTCGTTTGGATGTCAGCAACAACCGATTAACAGGCGATCCAACTGCTGCCATTTTGCCTCTTGCTAATCTTACAGAAATCTCGGTTGGAAACAACCAGTTTACATTTGCCGACCTAGATACTTTTCTGCAAAACTTTCCTGCCCTGAAAATCCTGGATTTGTCGCATATCGCACTGGTTTCTGTTCCGCAGAAAATCTCAACGCTTACCAATCTGGAGTCTTTAAATCTGAGCAACAACAATCTAAGCCAAAACTTCAGCAATCTATCGACTTTAATCAAATTGAGCGAATTAAACCTTTCTGGAAATCAGCTCACAAAAATTCCCACCGAACTTTCAAGTTTAGTTTCTTTAACGACGCTGAATTTGAGCAACAATTCTTTTAGCACAAATTACGCTGCTGCACTTTCAAACTTGAAAAATTTGGAATGGCTTTCTCTTCAAAATAATTTGATAACGGCTTTTCCTGCAGAATTGGTTCAGCTTAAAAATCTGGTTCATTTGAATTTTGCCGAGAATCAAATTTCCGGAGGTTTTGAAACATTGTTGCCCTTAACGAAGCTTGAACAAATCTATTTGGATAAGAACTTAATTTCAGGTGCATTTCCTTCATCTTTGCTTCAGCTGAAAATGTTGCAAATGCTTTCGTTAACGGGAAATCAACTTTCTGGAGATATTCCCGAAAACATTCCTGCCCTCACGTTTTTAGACAATAATCGCTACACGAAAACTGACATCAAAAATTTCATCGTACTGGATAAAAAAATGTCAGATTTTACCTATTCACCACAGAGATATGATGAGAAAAAAACGGTGTTCGCAGCTCTTGGAACATCTGCAACATTGCCACAGTCTTTAATGGGCGATGAGTATCAGTTTACCTGGTTTAAAAATTTAGGCGACAAAACTACCTCAACTACTGAAAGTTACTCTATAAATACCGTTCAAGAGGAAGATTATACCGATTATACTTGCGAAGCTTATTACTTCGAGAAGCTGCCCACAGAACTGGTTGAAATTTCTTTTTTCAGAGAACCTGTGACGCTTTCCAAAGGATTGGCAACTTCAGAAGCTAACTATGGACTGGTTGTTTATCCAAATCCAACTACCGATTTTCTAAATATCAAAACCCATAAACTCGATATTGAAAAGGTGTTTATTTTCGATTTGAGCGGTAAGTTAATCATGACGGAAAACAGCAGAAAAATAAACGTAAAAAACTTACCTGCCGCAACTTACGTGATTTCCATAAAAACTCCTGAAGGCGTGAAATCATTCAAATTCATCAAACATTAA
- the rpsL gene encoding 30S ribosomal protein S12, with product MPTIQQLVRKGRATLAKKSKSAALESCPQRRGVCTRVYTTTPKKPNSALRKVARVRLSNGKEVNAYIPGEGHNLQEHSIVLVRGGRVKDLPGVRYHIVRGALDTAGVNGRTQRRSKYGAKRPKPGQAAAAPAKGKKK from the coding sequence ATGCCTACTATTCAACAACTAGTAAGAAAAGGAAGAGCCACACTTGCCAAGAAGAGCAAATCGGCTGCCCTTGAATCTTGTCCACAAAGACGAGGGGTATGTACAAGAGTATATACTACCACACCGAAGAAACCTAACTCTGCACTTAGAAAAGTAGCAAGGGTAAGACTTTCTAACGGTAAAGAAGTCAACGCTTATATCCCGGGCGAAGGACACAATCTTCAAGAGCACTCGATAGTATTGGTAAGAGGCGGAAGGGTGAAAGACCTACCGGGAGTACGTTATCACATTGTTCGTGGAGCTTTGGATACCGCAGGAGTTAACGGAAGAACTCAGAGAAGATCGAAGTATGGAGCTAAGAGACCAAAACCAGGTCAAGCTGCAGCAGCACCTGCAAAAGGTAAGAAAAAGTAA
- the rpsG gene encoding 30S ribosomal protein S7 gives MRKTKAKKRPLLPDPKFNDQLVTRFVNNLMLDGKKSIAFKIFYDALDIVEAKKGENEKTSLEIWKDALTNVMPHVEVRSRRIGGANFQIPMPIRADRKISMAMKWLIKYSKARNDKSMAQKLASEVIAAAKEEGAAYKKKTDTHRMAEANKAFSHFKF, from the coding sequence ATGAGAAAGACAAAAGCGAAAAAAAGACCGTTGTTACCGGATCCGAAATTTAATGATCAATTGGTAACAAGATTCGTAAACAATTTGATGCTTGACGGTAAGAAGTCAATCGCATTCAAAATTTTCTATGATGCTTTAGACATCGTAGAGGCTAAAAAAGGAGAAAACGAAAAAACTTCTTTGGAAATCTGGAAAGATGCTTTAACCAACGTAATGCCGCACGTAGAAGTACGTTCAAGAAGAATCGGTGGTGCAAACTTCCAAATTCCTATGCCAATCAGAGCCGATAGAAAAATTTCTATGGCGATGAAGTGGTTAATCAAATATTCTAAGGCAAGAAACGATAAATCGATGGCTCAAAAATTAGCGTCAGAAGTTATCGCGGCTGCTAAAGAAGAAGGTGCTGCGTACAAAAAGAAAACAGACACTCACAGAATGGCTGAAGCTAACAAAGCATTTTCACACTTTAAATTCTAA